A window of Streptomyces sp. NBC_01142 genomic DNA:
GCTCAAGGCCGTCGAGCGGACCATGGGCTGGATCGAGGACGAGGAGTAAGACGAGATGACCACCCTGCAGAGCGTCCCTGCCCTGGGGACGCACCCGGCCTCCGGCTCCCTGCCGAGCCGCGCCGAAACTCGGGAGCAGCTTTCCAAGGCGACGTACGACCTCCTGGTGATCGGCGGCGGCATCCTGGGCATCTCCACCGCCTGGCATGCGGCGCAGTCCGGGCTGCGGGTGGCTCTGGTGGACGCCGGCGACTTCGCCGGCGCCACCTCCTCCGCCTCCTCCAAGCTGCTCCACGGCGGTCTGCGCTATCTGCAGACCGGCGCGGTCAAGCTGGTCGCGGAGAATCACTTCGAGCGGCGTGCGGTGTCGCGGGACGTGGCCCCGCACCTGGCCAATCCGCTCACCTTCTACCTTCCGGTCTACAAGGGCGGACCGCACGGCGCCGCCAAGCTCGGCGCGGGCGTCTTCGCCTACTCTGCGCTCTCGGCCTTCGGTGACGGCGTCGGACATGTCATCTCCGCGGCCAAGGCGCAGCGCGATGTGCCCGAGCTGCGTACGGACAATCTGAAGGCCGTGGCCGTGTACGGCGACGACCAGATGAACGACTCGCGCATGGCCCTGATGACCGTGCGTGCGGCGGTCCAGGCCGGCGCCGCCGTCCTCAACCACGCCGAGGTCACCGGCCTGCGCTTCACCAAGGGCAGGGTCACGGGCGCGGAGCTCAAGGACCGCATGGACGGTACGGAGTTCGGTGTGAGCGCCCGTCTGGTGCTCAACGCCACCGGCCCGTGGGTCGACCACCTGCGCAGGATGGAGGACCCGAACGCGGCTCCGTCCATCCGTCTCTCCAAGGGCGCGCACCTGGTGCTCAAGCGCACCCGCCCCTGGAAGGCCGCGCTGGCGACCCCGATCGACAAGTACCGGATCACCTTCGCGCTGCCCTGGGAGGACATGCTCCTTCTGGGCACGACGGACGAGGAGTACGAGGGCGACCCGGCGGATGTCGCGGTCAACGAGAAGGACACGGCCCAGATCCTGGACGAGGCCGCGTTCTCCATCCGGGACCAGCAGCTGTCGCGCGATCTGATCACGTACTCCTTCGCCGGACTGCGGGTGCTGCCCGGCGGTCCCGGCGACACCTCGAAGGCCAAGCGGGAGACGGTCGTCTCCGAGGGCAGCGGCGGCATGCTGTCGGTGGCCGGCGGCAAGTGGACGACCTTCCGCCACATCGGCCGTACGGTGATGAACAAGCTGGCTGCCCTGCCGGGTCACCCGCTGGCGGACGACATGGAGCCGATCGCTTCGCTGCCGAAGAAGCTTCCGCTGCCCGGTATCGCCAACCCGAACGCGGTGGCCCACCGGCTGCTGATCGACGGTGGCACACCGGGACCGCGGATGGCGG
This region includes:
- a CDS encoding glycerol-3-phosphate dehydrogenase/oxidase; amino-acid sequence: MTTLQSVPALGTHPASGSLPSRAETREQLSKATYDLLVIGGGILGISTAWHAAQSGLRVALVDAGDFAGATSSASSKLLHGGLRYLQTGAVKLVAENHFERRAVSRDVAPHLANPLTFYLPVYKGGPHGAAKLGAGVFAYSALSAFGDGVGHVISAAKAQRDVPELRTDNLKAVAVYGDDQMNDSRMALMTVRAAVQAGAAVLNHAEVTGLRFTKGRVTGAELKDRMDGTEFGVSARLVLNATGPWVDHLRRMEDPNAAPSIRLSKGAHLVLKRTRPWKAALATPIDKYRITFALPWEDMLLLGTTDEEYEGDPADVAVNEKDTAQILDEAAFSIRDQQLSRDLITYSFAGLRVLPGGPGDTSKAKRETVVSEGSGGMLSVAGGKWTTFRHIGRTVMNKLAALPGHPLADDMEPIASLPKKLPLPGIANPNAVAHRLLIDGGTPGPRMAADTARHLATHYGSLSFDIARLANDDPALAERIHPDAPEIWAQVVYARDHEWAETADDVLRRRTTLTIRGLATDGIRSRVEDLLGKKN